In Streptomyces liangshanensis, the DNA window GGCCTCGACTGGCCGGCTCGGTGCACTTCCGGTCGCTGGCAGAAACCAGTTGCCGGCTCACTTTCCGCATCGAGTTCGCTCCCCGTGGCGCGGCCGAGCGGGCCGGGGATGCCCTGGGTCTGGTCCGGAGGCGGGTTCACCAGGATCTACGGCACTTCAAGGAGTACATCGAGGGCCAGGGGCGGGCGACCGGGCAGTGGCGGGGAACCATCAGCGGCGGCCATGTGAAACCGGACTCCGATCGTCTGCCGCCGAACGTGCCGAACTGGCCGACCGGCTGACACCAGGCTCTGTCCAGCACAGCGGAAGGACCAGCGTGCGAGAAACATCCCACGGCGAGGCGGGCGGCGAGCAGGCGAAGATCACTGCGCCGAAGACATGGGCGGCGGGCGTCCCGGCGGTCGCCCACGCGCTCCAGTACTCCCTGACCGAGACATCAGGCCGTCGTACGGCACTGAATCTGCTCGACATCAACCAGACCGAGGGCTTCGACTGCCCCGGCTGCGCCTGGCCCGACCCAGCGCCCGGTCAGCGGCACACGAACGAGTACTGCGAGAACGGCGCCAAGCACGCCAACGACGATGCCACCACGCGTCGTGTCACGCCGGACTTCTTCCGGAAGCATTCGGTGGCCGAATTGAGCCGTGCCTCGGACCTCTGGCTGAACCAGCAGGGCCGGCTCACCCAGCCCGTGGTCAAGCGCCCGGGCAGCGACCACTACGAGCCGATCAGCTGGCACGACGCCCTGGGTCTGATCGCCGACGAACTGCGTTCCCTGGATTCCCCGGACGAGGCGATCTTCTACACCTCCGGCCGGGCCGGGAACGAGCCCGCCTTCGTTCTCCAGCTCTTCGCTCGGGCGCTCGGGACCAACAATCTGCCCGACTGCTCCAACATGTGTCACGAGTCGAGCGGTGCGGCGTTGCACGAAACGCTGGGCATCGGCAAGGGCGACGTGAGCCTGCTGGACCTTCACCACGCCGACCTGGTACTGACCGTGGGGCAGAATCCTGGCAGTAACCATCCCCGCATGCTGTCGGCTCTGGAGGAGACCAAACGCGCCGGTGGGCAGATCGTGGCGATCAATCCGCTTCCCGAGGCCGGGCTCATGCGCTTCAAGAACCCGCAGAAAGCACGCGGAGTGGTGGGCCGTGGTACCAACATCGCCGACCAGTTCCTCCAGATCCGCCTCGGCGGCGACCTCGCGCTCTTCCAGGCGCTGAACCTGCTTCTGTTGGAGGCCGAGGAGGCCGCGCCGGGCACGGTGGTGAACCGGCAGTTCATCGACGACCACACCAGCGGGTTCGAAGAATTCGCCGCCCACATTCGTGCCACCGTCTCCTGGCCGGACGTACTGACGGCCACCGGCCTGACCCGTCGCCAGATCGAAGAACTCCGGGACCGCGTCCTGGCCAGCGAGCGGATCGTCGTCTGCTGGGCGATGGGACTCACCCAGCAGAAACATGGAGTTCCCACGATCCGCGAATTGGTCAACTTCCAACTTCTACGCGGGAACATCGGCAGGCCCGGCGCCGGCGTCTGTCCCGTACGCGGCCACAGCAACGTGCAGGGTGACCGGACCATGGGAATCTGGGAACAAATGCCCCAGGAGTTCCTGGATGCGCTGGGGCGCGAGTTCTCCTTCACCCCGCCCGCCGATCACGGTCTGGACACCGTGAATTCCATCCGGGCCATGCTCCAGGGCCGGGCCAAGGTCTTCCTGGGCCTGGCTGGCAATT includes these proteins:
- a CDS encoding SRPBCC family protein, with translation MSVIEGSVDVDVPVRMAYDQWTQFECFPRFMSGVRRVDRSHSSMTHWVTRFGGVTREFDAEITEQQPDERVVWRTVGRPRLAGSVHFRSLAETSCRLTFRIEFAPRGAAERAGDALGLVRRRVHQDLRHFKEYIEGQGRATGQWRGTISGGHVKPDSDRLPPNVPNWPTG
- a CDS encoding FdhF/YdeP family oxidoreductase; protein product: MRETSHGEAGGEQAKITAPKTWAAGVPAVAHALQYSLTETSGRRTALNLLDINQTEGFDCPGCAWPDPAPGQRHTNEYCENGAKHANDDATTRRVTPDFFRKHSVAELSRASDLWLNQQGRLTQPVVKRPGSDHYEPISWHDALGLIADELRSLDSPDEAIFYTSGRAGNEPAFVLQLFARALGTNNLPDCSNMCHESSGAALHETLGIGKGDVSLLDLHHADLVLTVGQNPGSNHPRMLSALEETKRAGGQIVAINPLPEAGLMRFKNPQKARGVVGRGTNIADQFLQIRLGGDLALFQALNLLLLEAEEAAPGTVVNRQFIDDHTSGFEEFAAHIRATVSWPDVLTATGLTRRQIEELRDRVLASERIVVCWAMGLTQQKHGVPTIRELVNFQLLRGNIGRPGAGVCPVRGHSNVQGDRTMGIWEQMPQEFLDALGREFSFTPPADHGLDTVNSIRAMLQGRAKVFLGLAGNFVRAAPDSDLTEKAMRRCRLTAHISTKLNRSHTVCGDTALILPTLGRSEKDCQNGEEQFITVEDSMSQVHASSGRLEPASRHLLSEVAILSRLARRTLADKVPVPWEDFEADYGNIRDRIARVVPGFENFNTRVRKPGGFGLSNPVNEGVFPTPSGKALFTRNTFEALSAPAGHLLLQTLRSHDQWNTVPYTTNDRYRGIHGSRRIVLVHPADLRALGLADGEQVDVVSVWQDGTERRAEDFRLVSYPTTAGCAAAYYPEANVLVPLDSVADVSNTPTSKGIVIRLEPVVTRAR